A genome region from Gemmatimonadota bacterium includes the following:
- a CDS encoding NAD-dependent succinate-semialdehyde dehydrogenase, whose protein sequence is MSDRTPLTQAFIAGRWSSTSSTFDVVSPATGVHLAAVADCGEAEARAAADASVEAFGGWRQTTAYERAAILTRWNDLILRDEAWLGELMAREMGKPVTEARGEARYAAGFVSYYAGEAIRVHGETIPSQFARKRLLVNARPVGPVYAVTPWNFPAAMITRKAAPALAAGCTMVIKPAEQSPLTALHLGKLWEEAGGPPGTLQILPCRDPIPVSRVLMDDARIRKISFTGSTEVGMLLYAQAARTMKRMSLELGGHAPFIVFGDADVHAAVREVVASKFRNAGQTCVCANRVYVHGSIVDEFTFLLATATEALRVGDPLDPATQVGPLVDEAAVAKVESHVADALVRGAGIVTGGTRLNGRFFSPTVLTGVAPGMRILEEETFGPVAPILSFADDDAVVRAANDTSAGLAAYIWTRDLSRAFRVSEALDYGIVGVNDGVPSTPQAPFGGVKFSGLGREGGHQGIAEYLDVQYVSLGLDA, encoded by the coding sequence ATGTCCGACCGAACGCCGCTCACCCAGGCCTTCATCGCCGGGCGCTGGAGCTCCACCTCCTCCACGTTCGACGTGGTGAGCCCGGCCACCGGCGTGCACCTGGCGGCCGTCGCCGACTGCGGGGAAGCGGAAGCACGCGCCGCGGCCGACGCCAGCGTCGAAGCGTTCGGTGGGTGGCGTCAGACGACCGCGTACGAGCGCGCCGCCATCCTCACCCGGTGGAACGACCTCATCCTCCGCGACGAGGCGTGGTTGGGCGAGCTGATGGCCCGCGAGATGGGGAAGCCGGTCACCGAAGCGCGTGGTGAGGCACGATACGCCGCCGGCTTCGTGAGCTACTACGCCGGCGAGGCGATTCGCGTGCACGGCGAGACGATCCCGTCGCAGTTCGCACGCAAGCGGCTCCTCGTCAACGCGCGCCCCGTTGGCCCGGTGTACGCCGTCACGCCGTGGAACTTCCCGGCCGCGATGATCACGCGAAAGGCGGCGCCGGCACTCGCCGCCGGCTGCACGATGGTCATCAAGCCCGCCGAGCAGTCGCCGCTCACCGCGTTGCACCTGGGGAAGCTCTGGGAAGAGGCGGGCGGGCCGCCGGGGACGCTGCAGATCCTCCCCTGTCGCGATCCGATTCCTGTCTCCCGCGTCCTCATGGACGACGCGCGCATCCGGAAGATCAGCTTCACCGGGAGCACCGAGGTCGGGATGCTGCTGTACGCGCAGGCGGCCCGAACGATGAAGCGGATGTCGCTCGAACTGGGCGGGCACGCGCCGTTCATCGTGTTCGGCGATGCCGACGTGCATGCGGCGGTGCGCGAGGTGGTCGCCTCCAAGTTCCGCAACGCGGGGCAAACATGCGTCTGCGCCAACCGCGTGTACGTGCACGGGAGCATCGTGGACGAGTTCACCTTCCTTCTGGCGACGGCGACCGAGGCGCTTCGCGTAGGCGATCCGCTCGATCCCGCGACGCAGGTGGGGCCACTGGTCGATGAGGCAGCGGTGGCCAAGGTCGAGTCGCACGTGGCCGATGCGCTGGTGCGCGGCGCTGGCATCGTCACCGGCGGGACGCGCCTCAACGGGCGCTTCTTCTCGCCCACCGTCCTCACGGGCGTCGCCCCCGGCATGCGCATCCTCGAGGAAGAGACCTTCGGCCCCGTCGCCCCCATCCTGTCCTTTGCCGATGACGACGCGGTCGTGCGTGCGGCGAATGACACCTCGGCCGGTCTCGCCGCCTACATCTGGACTCGCGACCTTTCGCGCGCCTTCCGTGTCTCCGAAGCGCTCGACTACGGGATCGTCGGCGTCAATGATGGCGTCCCGTCCACGCCGCAGGCGCCGTTTGGCGGGGTCAAGTTCTCCGGCCTGGGGCGTGAGGGCGGTCATCAGGGAATCGCCGAGTACCTCGACGTGCAGTACGTGTCGTTAGGGTTGGACGCGTGA
- a CDS encoding aspartate aminotransferase family protein, with amino-acid sequence MTPEEFRAAGHQLIDWLADYRTRVYDGSHPIMAKTAPGEVRRAIPAAPPDEGEPWEAMLRDVDRIVVPGLTLWQHPNFHGYFPANSSLASVLGDLLSTGLGVLGLSWQSSPALTEVEEVATDWLRQMVGLSPAWQGVIQDTASTTTLLALICARERATNFSLGRGGLQQVESPLVVYTSQYAHSSVDKAALLAGFGRDFVRHVATDDTYAMRADALEAAIAADLAEGRTPCAVVATTGTTTSTALDPVAAIVEVAQRYGLFVHVDAAMGGSAMILPECRWMWEGIEGADSVVVNVHKWLGVAFDCTMHLVRDSDLLVRVMSTNPSYLRSAVDEQVRNYRDWGIPLGRRFRALKFWFLVREQGVHGLQARLRRDLDNAQWLAAQLRAAPGWSVLAPVPLQTLCVRHTPSGVEGAALDAHTQRWCDAINRAGQAYLTPAILDGQWVVRVSIGSEVTERAHVERLWGIMREAAAQSAAELVS; translated from the coding sequence ATGACCCCAGAGGAATTCCGCGCCGCCGGTCACCAGCTCATCGACTGGCTCGCCGACTACCGGACGCGCGTCTACGACGGCTCGCACCCCATCATGGCGAAGACCGCGCCGGGTGAGGTGCGCCGTGCCATCCCCGCCGCGCCGCCTGACGAGGGCGAACCGTGGGAGGCGATGCTGCGCGACGTCGACCGAATCGTCGTCCCAGGGCTCACGCTCTGGCAGCACCCCAACTTCCACGGCTACTTCCCCGCCAACTCCTCGCTCGCCTCGGTACTCGGTGACCTGCTCAGCACGGGGCTCGGCGTGCTCGGGCTCTCGTGGCAGTCGAGCCCGGCGCTCACCGAGGTCGAGGAGGTCGCGACCGACTGGCTGCGGCAGATGGTCGGGCTGTCGCCAGCCTGGCAGGGCGTCATCCAGGACACGGCGTCGACCACGACGTTGCTCGCCCTCATCTGCGCCCGCGAGCGTGCCACCAACTTCTCGTTAGGGCGCGGCGGGTTGCAGCAGGTGGAGTCGCCGCTCGTCGTCTATACCTCGCAGTACGCGCACAGCTCGGTGGACAAGGCAGCGCTCCTGGCCGGCTTCGGGCGTGACTTCGTGCGCCACGTGGCCACCGACGACACGTACGCCATGCGCGCCGACGCGCTCGAGGCGGCGATTGCCGCCGACCTGGCGGAGGGGCGCACGCCGTGCGCGGTGGTGGCGACGACCGGCACGACGACGTCGACCGCGCTCGATCCGGTCGCGGCAATCGTCGAGGTCGCGCAACGCTACGGCCTGTTTGTCCACGTCGACGCCGCCATGGGCGGTTCGGCGATGATCCTCCCCGAGTGCCGCTGGATGTGGGAGGGCATCGAGGGGGCCGACTCGGTGGTGGTAAACGTGCACAAGTGGCTGGGCGTCGCCTTCGACTGCACGATGCACCTGGTGCGCGACAGCGACCTCCTCGTGCGCGTGATGTCGACCAACCCCAGCTACCTTCGCTCGGCCGTCGATGAGCAGGTGCGCAACTATCGCGACTGGGGGATCCCGCTCGGGCGCCGCTTCCGCGCGCTCAAGTTCTGGTTCCTGGTGCGGGAGCAGGGGGTACACGGGCTGCAGGCGCGCCTGCGTCGCGACCTCGACAACGCGCAGTGGTTGGCCGCGCAGCTGCGGGCGGCGCCCGGGTGGAGCGTGCTGGCCCCGGTCCCGTTGCAGACGCTGTGTGTGCGGCACACGCCGTCCGGAGTGGAGGGCGCGGCGCTCGACGCCCACACGCAGCGCTGGTGCGACGCGATCAATCGCGCGGGACAGGCCTATCTCACCCCGGCTATCCTCGATGGGCAGTGGGTGGTGCGCGTGTCCATCGGGAGCGAGGTGACCGAGCGCGCGCACGTCGAGAGGTTGTGGGGGATCATGCGCGAGGCCGCGGCCCAGAGCGCCGCCGAGCTCGTGTCCTGA
- a CDS encoding Rieske (2Fe-2S) protein, protein MNDPIITTSTTPAHASEECGGRCAHETVREGLAFLGAEAARLDRRGFLTQSMLAAAALALAACGGDAITSNAPTTVGSSIKIADYSTLSSVGGVALVTLNGAPLAIVRTGTDTFIALSRVCPHEGALVTSTSTGFTCSRHGAKFGTTGTWQSGQRTSSLRSYTTTYDAATGTLTIG, encoded by the coding sequence ATGAACGACCCCATCATCACCACGAGCACGACGCCCGCACACGCGAGCGAGGAGTGCGGCGGGCGCTGCGCGCACGAGACGGTGCGCGAGGGGCTCGCCTTCCTGGGCGCCGAAGCGGCGCGCCTGGACCGGCGTGGCTTCCTCACGCAGTCGATGCTGGCGGCGGCCGCGCTCGCCCTCGCTGCCTGCGGTGGCGATGCGATCACCAGCAACGCGCCCACCACCGTCGGCTCGAGCATCAAGATCGCCGACTATTCCACGCTCTCCTCGGTTGGAGGGGTCGCCCTCGTGACGCTCAATGGTGCACCACTCGCCATCGTCCGCACCGGGACCGACACCTTCATCGCGCTCTCCCGCGTCTGTCCGCACGAAGGGGCGCTCGTGACCAGCACCAGCACGGGCTTCACCTGCTCGCGCCACGGCGCCAAGTTCGGCACGACCGGCACGTGGCAGAGTGGACAGCGCACCTCGAGCCTGCGCAGCTACACCACCACGTACGACGCCGCGACGGGGACGCTCACGATCGGTTGA
- a CDS encoding P1 family peptidase, with protein MRGPVHLSAMLMLCVLAATPATAQARPRARDLGVPFDGTPGPHNAITDVAGVEVGHLTLVVGEGKTSVRTGVTAVLPRGKQWAPVFAGWFAGNGFGEMTGAPWVVEGGILGGPVMITNTYSVGVVRDAVNSWFAEVVRQEIPWHQPVVGETSDAFLNDAAAQRVTKAHAFAALDSARGGAVREGNVGGGTGMVAHGFKGGIGTASRRVGERYTLGVLVQANYGTREALTIAGVPVGREVTGAGRERRDGGAADGTPPADRDGSIIVVVATDAPLLPHQLERLARRVPMGIARLGGTASNGSGDIFIAFSTANPGAAASTGETPLSWLPNNDLSPFFVATIEAVEEAIVNALVAAETMTGAGGTVYALPHDQLQAALRKYNRLRR; from the coding sequence ATGCGAGGACCGGTGCACCTGTCGGCGATGCTCATGCTGTGCGTGCTCGCCGCCACGCCAGCCACTGCGCAGGCGCGCCCGCGCGCGCGCGACCTCGGCGTCCCCTTTGATGGAACGCCGGGGCCGCACAATGCCATCACCGACGTTGCCGGCGTCGAAGTTGGTCACCTCACGCTCGTCGTTGGCGAGGGAAAGACCAGCGTACGCACCGGCGTCACCGCGGTGCTCCCGCGCGGCAAGCAATGGGCCCCGGTATTCGCCGGCTGGTTCGCCGGCAATGGCTTCGGTGAGATGACGGGGGCGCCGTGGGTCGTGGAAGGGGGGATCCTGGGCGGTCCGGTGATGATCACCAACACCTACTCGGTGGGCGTCGTGCGCGATGCGGTGAACTCCTGGTTCGCGGAGGTGGTGCGACAGGAGATCCCGTGGCACCAGCCGGTGGTCGGTGAGACGTCGGATGCGTTCCTCAACGACGCCGCGGCCCAACGGGTCACCAAGGCACACGCCTTCGCCGCCCTCGACTCGGCGCGTGGCGGTGCCGTGCGCGAAGGCAACGTCGGCGGTGGGACCGGGATGGTGGCGCACGGCTTCAAGGGAGGGATCGGCACTGCGTCGCGCCGAGTGGGTGAACGCTACACGTTAGGCGTGCTGGTGCAGGCCAACTACGGGACGCGCGAGGCGCTGACCATTGCCGGCGTGCCGGTGGGGCGAGAGGTGACAGGGGCCGGGCGCGAGCGGCGCGACGGCGGTGCAGCTGACGGAACGCCGCCGGCCGATCGCGATGGATCGATCATCGTGGTGGTCGCCACCGATGCCCCGCTCCTCCCACACCAGCTCGAGCGCCTCGCGCGGCGCGTCCCCATGGGGATCGCGCGCCTCGGCGGCACCGCATCCAACGGGTCGGGCGACATCTTCATCGCCTTTTCGACGGCCAATCCTGGTGCGGCGGCGTCCACCGGCGAGACGCCGCTGTCGTGGCTCCCCAACAACGATCTCAGCCCCTTCTTCGTGGCGACGATCGAGGCGGTGGAGGAGGCGATCGTGAACGCGCTGGTTGCGGCGGAGACGATGACCGGCGCCGGCGGGACGGTGTACGCTCTCCCGCACGACCAGCTGCAAGCCGCCCTGCGAAAGTACAACCGACTGCGCAGGTAG
- a CDS encoding CoA-transferase subunit beta gives MACVAARELRDGEVVFVGIGLPNLACNLARATHAPRLTLIYESGAIGAQPERLPVSVGDPSLVTGSLMICGMADVFQLFLQNGRIEVGFLGGAQVDRWGNINTTVIGDYASPKVRLPGSGGAAEIAIHARRTLIIARLNPRAFPAQVDFITSPGHRARGGTRRELGMPGAGPTRVITDKAILAANASTGELELAALYPGVSVDDVRRGVGWELAVREALDEVVGPSEHELRLLRETLDPQRLFLG, from the coding sequence ATGGCGTGCGTCGCGGCGCGCGAGCTGCGCGACGGGGAGGTGGTCTTCGTCGGGATCGGGCTCCCGAACCTGGCGTGCAACCTGGCCCGCGCGACCCACGCACCACGCCTCACGCTGATCTACGAATCGGGGGCGATCGGGGCGCAGCCCGAACGACTGCCGGTCTCCGTCGGCGATCCGTCGTTGGTCACCGGTTCGCTCATGATCTGCGGCATGGCCGATGTCTTCCAGCTCTTCCTGCAGAACGGGCGCATCGAGGTCGGCTTCCTGGGCGGGGCGCAGGTCGATCGGTGGGGGAACATCAACACCACGGTCATCGGCGATTACGCCTCACCCAAGGTGCGGCTGCCGGGGAGCGGCGGGGCGGCGGAGATCGCGATTCATGCGCGGCGCACGCTCATCATCGCACGCCTCAACCCACGCGCCTTCCCGGCGCAGGTCGACTTCATCACCTCGCCAGGGCATCGGGCGCGCGGCGGCACGCGGCGAGAGCTCGGGATGCCGGGTGCTGGGCCGACGCGGGTGATCACCGACAAGGCGATCCTCGCCGCCAACGCGTCGACGGGTGAGCTGGAGCTGGCGGCGCTCTATCCCGGCGTGAGCGTGGACGACGTGCGACGCGGCGTGGGGTGGGAGCTGGCGGTGCGTGAGGCGCTGGACGAGGTGGTGGGGCCGAGCGAACATGAGCTGCGGCTGCTGCGCGAGACGCTGGATCCGCAGCGACTGTTTCTGGGCTGA